A single region of the Montipora capricornis isolate CH-2021 chromosome 13, ASM3666992v2, whole genome shotgun sequence genome encodes:
- the LOC138028556 gene encoding adenosine receptor A3-like, with product MELATNLSIFSSLSPVDSSIYVKGEACFMFDVNFNSTRFLYVTHILTSIINSLLSVTAIAGNAAVIFTVWKNPSLQSPSNVFICCLAGSDLMVGLLAQPCFILHKIGEIFHRLEMYCVTRMLLEFVAHITTGGSVFTMAAAGLDTWLALYLHLRYNEIVTVRRVLFVIACFWIFLIALAVLRVFLIRPNVYNTILITLLSLCLLSTYFACVKVLKCVRQHERRIHATGVSLGQTEGKGGRLMSLLQCKKSTISMFLIVGIFTVCFLPLLCVSFVHQISGYTVNVKIAYAFVSTLAFMNSSVNPLVYCWRMKTLRNAVKTTVKDRLCKRLLKNSSSRKKPEPLY from the coding sequence ATGGAATTGGCAACAAATTTGTCGATTTTTTCATCGCTTAGCCCAGTCGATTCATCCATCTATGTAAAAGGGGAAGCATGTTTCATGTTCGACGTCAATTTTAACTCGACAAGATTCCTTTACGTTACGCACATTTTAACATCGATTATCAATTCCTTGTTGTCAGTAACAGCCATCGCTGGGAATGCGGCTGTCATTTTCACAGTTTGGAAAAACCCATCACTTCAATCCCCCTCGAACGTGTTTATTTGCTGTCTTGCTGGCAGTGACTTGATGGTTGGATTACTTGCACAACCATGTTTTATTCTTCACAAGATCGGCGAAATTTTCCACCGCTTGGAAATGTACTGCGTTACAAGGATGTTGCTTGAATTTGTTGCACATATAACCACCGGTGGTTCTGTTTTCACGATGGCCGCTGCTGGTTTAGATACATGGCTTGCGCTGTACCTGCATCTACGCTACAACGAAATTGTAACAGTACGGCGCGTTCTATTCGTAATCGCCTGTTTCTGGATTTTCCTCATCGCTCTAGCTGTCTTACGAGTGTTTCTCATTCGTCCAAATGTTTACAACACCATTTTGATCACACTACTTTCGCTGTGTTTGTTGTCGACATATTTTGCCTGTGTAAAAGTCTTGAAGTGTGTTCGACAGCACGAGCGCCGAATTCATGCGACGGGTGTTAGCTTGGGTCAAACTGAAGGAAAGGGTGGTCGATTAATGAGCTTATTACAGTGCAAGAAGTCAACAATCTCTATGTTCCTTATTGTTGGTATATTTACAGTTTGTTTTTTGCCTCTCCTCTGCGTGTCATTCGTTCATCAAATCAGTGGATACACAGTCAATGTGAAAATTGCATATGCATTTGTTTCAACTCTTGCCTTCATGAATAGCTCTGTTAACCCTCTTGTGTACTGCTGGCGGATGA
- the LOC138030858 gene encoding uncharacterized protein, producing MSKRAARITGSLTLEELNQATHVIVCSVQNECSLEDVKALKKDKEVKKSSKLANLRPVLLNGTLRVGGRLQEAVALSWDETRAMILPKGHHVSQLLVRHYHETAAHSGREQTLSELRRMFWIIAGRTNRELKESFAQWNEERIERQLQQKGIKCVLQPPASPHMSGVWERLVQTTKKHLKSVVGDGLRNDLELRTLLVESIVNNRPITAVSDDPADFAALTPNHLMLQRATQVPPGVFMREDKFSRRGWRKVQFFVDH from the exons ATGAGTAAGAGAGCTGCCCGTATCACTGGATCATTGACCTTGGAGGAACTTAATCAAGCAACCCATGTAATTGTCTGCAGTGTCCAGAATGAATGCTCTCTTGAAGACGTCAAAGCATTAAAGAAGGATAAAGAAGTCAAGAAATCAAGCAAGCTAGCAAACCTGAGACCAGTGTTACTAAATGGAACCTTGCGAGTTGGCGGTCGTTTGCAGGAAGCAGTGGCACTGTCCTGGGATGAAACACGAGCGATGATTCTGCCAAAGGGACATCATGTCAGTCAACTGCTTGTTCGCCACTATCACGAGACTGCTGCTCATAGTGGAAGGGAGCAGACGTTGTCTGAGCTGAGAAGAATGTTTTGGATCATTGCTGGAAGAA CCAACAGAGAGTTGAAGGAGTCCTTTGCGCAGTGGAATGAAGAAAGGATTGAACGACAGCTGCAGCAGAAGGGCATCAAGTGCGTCTTACAACCACCTGCTTCTCCTCATATGTCCGGAGTATGGGAACGCCTGGTGCAAACTACAAAGAAGCACTTGAAGAGCGTTGTTGGAGATGGGCTTCGTAATGATTTAGAGCTGAGAACATTGCTTGTCGAATCGATTGTCAATAACCGCCCCATAACTGCTGTTTCAGATGATCCTGCAGATTTCGCAGCCTTGACACCGAATCATCTCATGTTGCAGAGAGCTACGCAAGTTCCGCCTGGAGTATTTATGAGGGAGGATAAGTTTTCCCGGAGGGGATGGAGAAAGGTCCAGTTCTTTGTGGATCACTAA
- the LOC138030859 gene encoding uncharacterized protein: MGFVCPIVLEAKKSLQKLWKLNLGWDAEIPEDLQCHWNQWKNELPALSQVQILRCHLADLTEVLDVSLHLFSDASEDGYGIYALTSDLFMQVELSNVHSWLESRSSPVRSISIPRLELQAPIFSVKMYRVLMDKLTYKISGAPFWTDSQTTLQSIKNDSKRFQTYVANRVIEIREVTTPDQWRHCPGRMNPADEASRGLKLQRLFSQHRWWRGPEFLWEPEDRCPNAAVEDVSDGDPEVRASTNVHRIGVEQHDGDVNSTITTNGDDSAGSLR; this comes from the coding sequence ATGGGATTTGTCTGCCCAATTGTACTGGAAGCTAAGAAGAGCTTACAGAAACTTTGGAAACTGAATCTGGGATGGGATGCTGAAATTCCTGAAGACCTGCAGTGCCACTGGAATCAGTGGAAGAATGAGTTGCCTGCTTTGTCACAAGTTCAGATACTGCGGTGCCATCTTGCTGATCTGACAGAAGTACTTGATGTATCTTTGCATTTGTTCTCAGATGCTTCTGAGGACGGTTATGGCATTTATGCTCTTACCTCAGATTTGTTCATGCAAGTGGAGCTATCAAATGTTCATTCCTGGTTGGAGTCCAGAAGTTCGCCTGTGAGATCGATCTCGATCCCGAGGCTTGAACTGCAAGCACCTATATTTTCTGTAAAGATGTACAGAGTGTTAATGGATAAGCTGACGTACAAGATTAGCGGCGCCCCATTCTGGACAGATTCTCAAACCACTTTGCAGTCTATCAAGAATGACAGCAAGCGTTTTCAGACATACGTTGCCAACCGTGTAATTGAAATACGTGAGGTGACTACCCCTGATCAATGGAGACATTGTCCAGGACGAATGAATCCCGCAGATGAAGCCTCACGTGGTCTAAAGCTTCAGAGACTATTCAGTCAGCATCGCTGGTGGCGAGGACCAGAGTTTCTGTGGGAGCCAGAAGATCGTTGTCCGAACGCAGCAGTGGAAGACGTCTCAGACGGTGATCCAGAAGTGCGAGCTTCAACAAATGTCCACCGAATCGGTGTCGAGCAGCATGATGGTGATGTTAACTCCACCATCACTACCAATGGTGATGACAGCGCCGGGTCGCTTAGATAG
- the LOC138030860 gene encoding uncharacterized protein, translating into MFNQVKVPPEDADAFRFLWWENDNLEQPSEFQMTSHIFGASDSPSCANFCLKRAAEDNRGNFSEDVVNAVKKYFYVDDFIKSVKTVDEAKSLVDEITSLLGEVGFRLTKWMSNSRDVLSVIPDEKRARPNLDMDLDDLRSRKNTWEPSGM; encoded by the coding sequence ATGTTCAATCAGGTCAAGGTACCGCCTGAAGATGCTGACGCTTTCAGATTCCTTTGGTGGGAGAACGACAATCTAGAACAACCGTCAGAATTCCAAATGACCAGTCACATCTTTGGTGCCTCAGACTCCCCCAGTTGTGCAAATTTCTGCCTAAAAAGAGCTGCAGAAGATAACAGAGGAAACTTCAGTGAAGACGTGGTAAATGCTGTCAAGAAATATTTCTATGTAGACGACTTTATCAAGTCGGTGAAGACAGTAGACGAGGCAAAGTCATTGGTGGATGAAATAACAAGCTTACTTGGTGAGGTCGGATTTAGACTGACAAAATGGATGAGCAATAGTCGAGATGTACTGTCTGTGATACCGGACGAAAAGCGCGCAAGACCGAACCTGGACATGGATCTCGACGATCTCCGAAGTAGAAAGAACACCTGGGAGCCCAGTGGGATGTAG
- the LOC138030861 gene encoding uncharacterized protein produces the protein MTALANNAISEIPPQQLTKRMLLSQINSVYDPLGLAGPFTVRAKILMRHLWGSDRKLDWDDPIPEENKENWITFFKDLQDMNQIRFMRCMKSSDAIGEPVLIVFSDASQDAYAACAYIRWKRQNGQFESNLISPKNRLAPITFAATRIGEIQEGTSQTDWYWVESKHNIADCITKGKKPTDIRLESTWQKGPESLKQPQNEWPITRNYLEPQLPKLVRTVMATNIEAFQDTLAGRIDISKYSNYNKLLRVTARIMKLYDRNPKSSLKNATNDLTPHDVENAELFWIREAQQNMGKDIEIGKYKRLCPKMREDGVYVNRGRSELWMEMSYNKREVILLAYDHPFSRLFVEHKHRTGHHGVLTTASKVRTRRTWQNGVTEALTRSVKRAINASIEDSILTFSELQTVLYEVANLLNERPIGRHPTSPDDGAYLCPNDLLLGRATSRVPSGPFDEKANNRQRFTFVQTIVSTFWKK, from the exons ATGACTGCTTTAGCAAATAACGCAATCAGTGAAATTCCCCCTCAACAACTTACAAAGAGGATGCTACTCTCACAGATAAATAGTGTGTACGATCCTCTCGGACTAGCTGGACCGTTTACTGTAAGAGCGAAGATTCTAATGCGGCACTTGTGGGGAAGCGATCGGAAGCTAGACTGGGATGATCCCATTCCTGAAGAGAATAAAGAGAATTGGATTACTTTCTTTAAAGATTTGCAAGATATGAACCAAATACGATTCATGAGATGTATGAAGTCCTCAGATGCAATTGGAGAACCTGTTCTCATAGTATTTAGTGATGCATCTCAAGATGCATATGCTGCATGCGCATACATACGATGGAAAAGACAAAATGGTCAATTTGAAAGTAACTTGATATCACCTAAGAATCGCCTGGCACCAATCACATTCGCTGCCACAAGAATAGGAGAAATACAAGAAGGAACAAGCCAAACCGATTGGTACTGGGTAGAGAGCAAACACAATATCGCTGATTGTATCACGAAAGGTAAGAAGCCTACCGATATCAGGCTCGAAAGCACATGGCAGAAAGGACCCGAATCCCTAAAACAACCACAAAACGAGTGGCCAATAACTCGCAATTATTTAGAACCACAACTACCAAAACTAGTCAGGACGGTAATGGCTACAAATATCGAAGCATTTCAAGATACCCTGGCCGGAAGAATTGACATCAGCAAATACTCAAATTACAACAAGCTGTTAAGAGTGACTGCAAGAATTATGAAACTCTACGACAGAAACCCCAAATCATCGCTAAAAAACGCGACAAACGATCTCACTCCACATGATGTGGAAAATGCTGAATTGTTCTGGATCCGCGAAGCTCAACAGAACATGGGGAAGGATATCGAGATCGGAAAATACAAACGATTATGCCCAAAGATGCGCGAAGATGGTGTATATGTGAACAGAGGACGCAGCGAGTTATGGATGGAGATGAGCTACAACAAGAGAGAAGTGATACTCCTAGCATACGATCATCCATTCTCACGTCTATTTGTAGAGCATAAACACAGAACAGGACATCATGGCGTTTTAACTACAGCCAGCAAAGTACGCACCAG ACGCACCTGGCAAAACGGAGTGACAGAAGCTCTCACTAGATCTGTAAAACGAGCAATTAACGCTTCCATCGAAGACAGTATTTTAACATTCTCGGAGTTACAAACAGTACTTTATGAAGTCGCCAACTTACTTAATGAGAGACCAATAGGAAGACACCCTACATCACCTGATGACGGAGCGTATCTTTGCCCAAATGACCTGTTGCTTGGCAGAGCCACGTCTCGAGTACCAAGTGGCCCATTTGACGAGAAAGCGAACAACAGACAACGATTCACATTTGTACAAACAATAGTCTCTACTTTCTGGAAGAAGTGA
- the LOC138028562 gene encoding uncharacterized protein, whose translation MDRFVFYTATIFLMFSVFMSTPTRGQDSFFGLYRETRSGPPLAKNQNPVCKKAQLLHSDVVQNASLQGRLHAGNFTFLGDVKDMEECMSLCCASKRCQLAYMDNAKCYGVKCYSEELCKITTGYSTNDVKISLMVRNDINRKAYVTAYIVVVLVAFGAAVSGTVWAVFIFVRRYRENGGTKSTKGEEEDDTTSEPKVY comes from the exons atgGACAGATTTGTGTTTTACACGGCAACGATTTTCCTGATGTTTTCTGTGTTCATGTCTACACCAACAAGAG GGCAAGATTCTTTCTTTGGCTTATATCGAG AAACACGCTCCGGTCCTCCACTCGCAAAAAACCAAAACCCAGTTTGTAAGAAAGCTCAGTTATTGCATAGCGACGTGGTGCAAAATGCATCGTTGCAAGGCCGATTGCATGCGGGGAACTTCACGTTTCTTGGTGATGTCAAGGATATGGAAGAATGCATGTCATTATGCTGTGCAAGTAAACGCTGTCAATTAGCCTACATGGATAATGCAAAATGCTATGGCGTCAAATGTTACAGTGAAGAATTGTGCAAGATAACAACTGGTTACTCAACCAATGATGTTAAGATATCGCTCATGGTTAGGAATGATATAAACAGAAAAG cGTATGTCACAGCTTATATTGTAGTTGTTCTTGTAGCGTTTGGTGCTGCTGTGTCTGGTACTGTGTGggctgtttttatttttgtcagaAG ATATCGAGAGAACGGTGGAACAAAATCAACTAAAGGAGAAGAGGAAGATGATACAACATCTGAACCAAAG GTTTACTAA